A single genomic interval of Bacillus sp. es.036 harbors:
- the fliF gene encoding flagellar basal-body MS-ring/collar protein FliF, giving the protein MNQQLLNFKSRWQETWGSYSTKTKWLIGGTFLVTLLLLLFLVFWMSKPNLTPIYSNLTPTEAGEIKGAIEQKGIPVEVSTDGTTISVPKDQASDLKVSLAAEGIPKSGNVNYSIFSENMGMGMTDRQFDVVERDAMQNELSYLIEQIGGIQESKVMITLPAESVWLDETGETASASIVLTRDPGAQLDQGQITGLYHLISKSVPNLPVENIVIMDQNGTAFDYGESGGVDTTLSAYQQQEDIRNGIEKDMQQELQQMLGMILGQDKVVVSVMASVDFTKEKRTEDLVEPVDEETGEGIDISVEKIMESYSGDQAAAQDGTGTDEGEIPNYNADDPDAQGDGSYEKVEDRINREVNRIHKEIEESPYLIDDITINVGVEPPVADDITTLTAADIEDIRTVLKNVVRTSLSESEVPLDDAALEERISVFANEFKGRADYEEPTEGIFSTMMDSVPAWSLYTVAGGVGVLVIGGIFLLFRRRGGKDEDDFMEFEESYSVPEDHYLPREEREVDLTPETLVGKDEIESLAKNDPEEFVKLLRLWMKEE; this is encoded by the coding sequence ATGAACCAACAACTACTGAACTTTAAAAGTCGCTGGCAGGAAACGTGGGGAAGTTATTCCACAAAAACGAAATGGCTGATTGGAGGGACATTTCTCGTCACTCTTCTCCTACTTCTATTCCTTGTTTTTTGGATGTCTAAACCTAATTTAACGCCGATTTATTCTAATTTAACGCCGACCGAAGCTGGTGAAATCAAAGGGGCCATCGAGCAGAAGGGGATTCCCGTAGAAGTTTCCACTGACGGAACAACGATCAGTGTGCCGAAGGATCAGGCGTCTGATTTAAAAGTAAGTCTAGCGGCTGAAGGTATTCCAAAAAGCGGTAACGTTAACTACAGCATCTTTAGTGAAAATATGGGCATGGGGATGACAGATCGCCAATTCGATGTTGTAGAGCGAGATGCGATGCAAAATGAATTGAGTTATTTAATTGAGCAAATTGGCGGTATTCAGGAATCAAAAGTGATGATTACCCTACCAGCAGAAAGTGTTTGGCTTGATGAAACAGGTGAAACAGCTTCTGCTTCGATCGTCCTTACGAGGGATCCTGGCGCTCAGCTTGACCAGGGCCAAATTACAGGCCTTTATCATCTTATAAGTAAAAGTGTTCCGAATCTCCCTGTCGAAAACATTGTCATCATGGATCAGAACGGAACTGCTTTTGATTACGGAGAAAGCGGCGGTGTTGATACAACTTTATCCGCTTACCAGCAGCAAGAAGATATTCGTAACGGCATTGAAAAAGACATGCAGCAGGAACTCCAACAAATGCTTGGCATGATTCTCGGTCAGGATAAAGTGGTTGTCTCCGTCATGGCTAGCGTTGATTTTACGAAAGAAAAACGCACCGAAGATCTTGTTGAACCTGTCGATGAAGAAACAGGTGAAGGCATTGATATTAGCGTTGAAAAAATTATGGAATCGTATTCTGGCGATCAAGCAGCTGCTCAGGATGGAACAGGTACAGATGAAGGCGAAATTCCAAACTATAACGCAGATGATCCGGATGCCCAGGGTGACGGTTCTTATGAAAAAGTAGAAGACCGCATCAACCGTGAAGTGAATCGCATTCATAAGGAGATCGAAGAAAGTCCTTATCTCATTGATGATATTACGATAAACGTTGGTGTAGAGCCACCTGTGGCTGATGATATCACGACGTTAACTGCAGCTGATATAGAAGATATTCGCACTGTCCTTAAAAATGTTGTCCGTACCTCGTTAAGTGAAAGTGAAGTTCCGCTTGATGACGCGGCTCTTGAAGAGCGGATCTCGGTATTTGCGAATGAATTTAAGGGACGGGCCGACTATGAAGAGCCAACAGAAGGCATCTTTTCAACGATGATGGATAGCGTTCCGGCCTGGTCACTTTATACCGTTGCAGGTGGAGTAGGGGTTCTTGTTATAGGAGGAATTTTCCTATTATTCCGACGCCGTGGAGGTAAAGATGAAGATGACTTTATGGAGTTTGAAGAATCTTACAGCGTTCCGGAAGACCATTATTTACCGCGTGAAGAGCGTGAAGTCGATCTGACGCCAGAGACACTTGTCGGAAAAGACGAGATTGAAAGTCTTGCAAAAAATGATCCAGAAGAATTTGTGAAACTACTAAGACTATGGATGAAAGAAGAATAG
- the fliE gene encoding flagellar hook-basal body complex protein FliE, which translates to MNTISALQQLPAQAKSQVSSGEATADFGQMLQDAIKQVNYNQVASEEMTNKLVTGEVQDVHEVMLAAQKASLSLNLTVEVRNKVIESYQEIMRMQM; encoded by the coding sequence ATGAACACAATTAGTGCACTTCAGCAACTTCCAGCTCAGGCAAAGTCTCAGGTTTCTTCAGGAGAGGCAACAGCTGATTTTGGTCAAATGCTACAGGATGCGATTAAACAAGTGAACTATAATCAGGTCGCATCGGAAGAAATGACAAATAAGCTCGTAACTGGAGAAGTTCAGGATGTTCATGAAGTCATGCTTGCAGCACAAAAAGCCTCACTTTCTCTCAATTTAACAGTTGAAGTGAGAAATAAGGTTATTGAATCATACCAGGAAATCATGCGCATGCAAATGTAG
- the flgC gene encoding flagellar basal body rod protein FlgC, with the protein MNLFNGFNSSASALTANRLRMDVVSSNIANAETTRSELVDGEWQPYKRKVVELEENSFESKLQKAMGNESSSTGVKVSNIQEDNAPNKLVYNPAHPDANEEGYVEMPNVDMVKEMVDLMSASRSYEANVTALNATKSMYMKALELGK; encoded by the coding sequence ATGAATTTATTTAATGGATTCAATTCGAGCGCTTCAGCGTTAACAGCAAATCGCCTTAGAATGGATGTCGTGTCTTCCAATATCGCCAATGCCGAAACAACGCGTTCAGAACTTGTTGATGGTGAATGGCAACCGTACAAGCGAAAAGTAGTAGAGCTAGAGGAAAACTCGTTTGAAAGCAAGCTCCAAAAGGCGATGGGGAACGAATCGTCTTCTACTGGAGTGAAGGTATCAAACATACAAGAAGATAATGCGCCAAATAAGCTTGTTTATAATCCCGCTCATCCCGATGCGAATGAAGAGGGGTATGTAGAGATGCCGAATGTCGATATGGTGAAGGAAATGGTTGATCTTATGTCAGCCTCACGTTCATATGAAGCAAACGTAACGGCGTTAAACGCCACAAAAAGTATGTATATGAAAGCGCTCGAGCTTGGAAAGTAG
- the flgB gene encoding flagellar basal body rod protein FlgB, with translation MNVFQSIKPLEQALNASTVQQRTITSNISNVDTPNYKRQTVSFQDNLQEATRNLQSYKSNPKHVPFSNEKNSLNPVVKTDQRTVNQSNGNNVDMDVEMAELAKNQLWYNAMVEKTNSQFRDLQTAIRGS, from the coding sequence GTGAATGTTTTTCAATCGATCAAACCGCTTGAACAAGCATTAAATGCGTCAACCGTTCAACAGCGAACCATTACGTCAAATATATCAAATGTTGATACCCCTAATTACAAACGACAAACCGTTTCATTTCAAGATAACCTGCAGGAAGCTACTAGGAACCTGCAGAGCTACAAATCAAACCCCAAACACGTCCCTTTTAGTAACGAAAAAAATTCATTAAATCCCGTTGTTAAGACCGATCAACGTACAGTAAATCAATCGAATGGAAACAATGTTGACATGGATGTTGAAATGGCAGAGCTCGCGAAAAACCAGCTTTGGTACAATGCGATGGTTGAAAAGACGAACAGCCAATTCCGTGACTTACAAACCGCAATTCGAGGGAGCTAA
- a CDS encoding flagellar hook-basal body protein has protein sequence MFKGMYTATSGMMASERKQQFLTNNLSNAETPGFKQDEATFRSFPEYLMKERNTNTPPNSSIGTLQSGVYTQEGIPNFSSGSLKETSKQTDLALIDENLPIDAENSKKGLLLFGVRLEDNAIRYTRNGNFSVDEEGFLSTSEGDQVIGEDLQPIQLTSDSFTVTDDGTILEENGNEQQLWIGYTDNPTNLTQQGNGVFAWEGDEADAPINIQTTDITEYAVKQGYLEGSNVDMTTTMTDMLNTYRLYEANQKVLQTYDQSIDKAVNDVGRVY, from the coding sequence ATGTTTAAAGGCATGTATACAGCTACGTCCGGCATGATGGCAAGTGAGCGAAAGCAACAGTTCTTAACGAATAATCTCTCAAATGCTGAAACACCAGGCTTTAAGCAGGATGAAGCAACTTTCCGTTCCTTCCCTGAATACTTAATGAAAGAAAGAAATACGAATACGCCCCCTAACTCTTCCATTGGCACGCTCCAATCTGGCGTCTATACGCAAGAAGGCATTCCTAACTTTTCAAGCGGTTCTCTTAAAGAAACTAGCAAACAAACAGATTTGGCGCTTATCGATGAGAATCTCCCAATCGATGCAGAAAATAGTAAAAAAGGACTACTTCTATTTGGTGTTCGTCTTGAGGATAACGCGATTCGCTACACTAGAAATGGAAATTTCTCTGTCGATGAAGAGGGTTTTCTTTCGACAAGTGAAGGCGATCAAGTAATTGGCGAAGATCTTCAGCCGATTCAACTAACGAGCGACTCGTTCACTGTGACAGACGATGGCACGATTCTCGAGGAAAATGGCAACGAACAGCAGCTATGGATTGGCTATACCGATAACCCTACTAATCTCACTCAGCAAGGAAATGGCGTTTTTGCATGGGAAGGCGATGAAGCTGATGCGCCAATCAATATTCAAACAACTGATATCACCGAATATGCTGTAAAACAAGGCTACCTCGAAGGTTCGAACGTGGATATGACGACAACAATGACGGATATGCTGAACACGTATCGTTTATATGAAGCAAATCAGAAAGTATTACAAACGTACGATCAAAGCATCGACAAAGCCGTAAATGATGTCGGTCGCGTCTACTAG
- a CDS encoding flagellar hook-basal body protein, producing the protein MNIQMATASSSLSQTQKKMDTIANNIANVNTAGYKSREAMFQNLLTQTYANQTGEATEPGRETPENLRVGFGSKVGLTTLRNEQGSAQETGRDLDMMLEGENVYFRVQNGDAVNYTRDGSFEIQNQNGAFSLVTSRGNAILDTNGNAITFDRNPSEISITEAGELVATDANGNNQTFQLSIAKIDRPQSLVNVGGNEFSLQENDELELVALDGEEYKTRQGYLEMSNVDLTNETTEMISTQRLLQFQSQAIKMADEMMGLANTIKR; encoded by the coding sequence TTGAATATACAAATGGCTACCGCATCTTCTTCACTTAGTCAGACACAAAAAAAGATGGATACGATCGCAAATAACATCGCAAACGTGAATACAGCAGGCTATAAAAGCCGAGAAGCGATGTTCCAGAATCTCTTAACCCAAACATATGCAAATCAAACTGGCGAAGCAACTGAGCCTGGAAGAGAAACGCCCGAAAACCTTCGCGTTGGTTTTGGATCAAAAGTTGGTTTAACGACTCTGCGAAATGAACAAGGATCTGCACAAGAGACCGGCCGTGATCTGGATATGATGCTTGAAGGAGAAAATGTTTATTTTCGCGTTCAAAATGGGGATGCCGTAAACTATACAAGAGACGGATCATTTGAGATACAGAATCAAAACGGAGCGTTTTCACTCGTAACAAGCCGTGGGAACGCGATTCTGGATACGAACGGCAATGCGATTACGTTTGATCGTAATCCATCCGAAATCAGCATCACTGAAGCCGGAGAACTGGTAGCGACGGATGCGAACGGCAATAACCAAACGTTTCAGCTCAGCATCGCCAAAATCGATCGCCCTCAATCCCTTGTGAACGTTGGAGGAAATGAATTTTCTCTTCAAGAGAATGATGAGCTTGAGCTTGTCGCGCTAGATGGAGAAGAATATAAAACAAGACAGGGCTACCTTGAAATGTCGAACGTGGATTTAACGAATGAAACAACGGAGATGATCTCCACACAGCGACTCCTCCAATTCCAAAGCCAGGCGATTAAAATGGCCGATGAAATGATGGGGCTTGCCAATACAATTAAAAGATAA
- the flgL gene encoding flagellar hook-associated protein FlgL: MRITQQMLSSNITSQLQQNLSRYEKANEQVSTGKRINTPSDDPIGVQKSLKLASQLADNEQYERNTDYALSWMETTDQALNSLSNALQRANELGLQASNGTNSLEDQQTIAKEIEQLRAEIQDIANTKFDGKYIFNGQKTDQPIQIAENGDLTYNNQPLMQRMSSSNTIEMNVTGEVFDGKVNLFKTLDQLSSALASGDQEGVSSALEQIETGKEQVLNSWTTLGAKQSRVEGMNQRLKEENLSIQTLVSKNDDVDFAEAIMKLKTEESVYQASLAASAKIIQPSLLDFLR, from the coding sequence ATGAGAATTACACAGCAAATGCTTAGCTCAAACATTACCTCTCAGCTACAGCAAAATCTCTCACGCTATGAAAAAGCGAATGAACAGGTTTCGACAGGGAAAAGGATCAATACGCCTTCTGATGACCCTATTGGTGTTCAGAAATCTTTGAAACTGGCCTCTCAGCTAGCTGATAATGAGCAATATGAACGTAATACTGATTATGCTCTTTCCTGGATGGAAACAACCGACCAGGCCCTTAACAGCCTCTCTAATGCACTTCAGCGGGCAAATGAGCTAGGCTTACAAGCGTCGAACGGAACGAACTCACTAGAAGATCAGCAAACGATTGCAAAAGAAATTGAACAATTACGCGCTGAGATTCAGGATATTGCCAATACAAAGTTTGATGGAAAGTACATCTTCAATGGACAGAAAACAGATCAACCGATTCAAATTGCAGAGAATGGCGATCTAACGTATAACAACCAGCCACTGATGCAGCGCATGTCTTCTAGCAATACGATTGAAATGAACGTTACGGGAGAAGTGTTTGATGGGAAGGTAAACCTGTTTAAGACGCTTGATCAGCTTTCAAGCGCATTAGCGAGTGGGGATCAGGAAGGTGTTAGCAGTGCACTGGAACAGATTGAAACTGGTAAAGAGCAAGTGTTAAACAGCTGGACTACCCTTGGCGCAAAGCAGTCGAGAGTGGAGGGGATGAATCAACGCTTGAAAGAAGAAAACCTTTCCATACAAACGCTTGTTTCTAAAAATGATGATGTGGATTTTGCCGAAGCCATCATGAAACTTAAAACCGAAGAAAGCGTCTACCAGGCTTCTCTTGCTGCAAGCGCGAAGATCATTCAGCCATCTCTATTAGACTTTCTTAGATAA
- the flgK gene encoding flagellar hook-associated protein FlgK, with amino-acid sequence MTSTFHGLEVGKRSLYTQQTALTTTGNNISNANTPGYSRQRVDMQSTSSIPYPYQTGSSSSQLGTGVSVESIERVRSEYLDSQYRERNGQLGADSTKLETLQQIEEMTREPGNGLSASLDRFFSAWEDLASNPDSLAARAVLVERSDELLSQGKTLNDGLASLSKSLNDQMTAVNDQINAISSQIDSLNKEIALKPEANELKDRRDLLMDEMSGLNAQNTGKLEGLKQSLSEVDHFQSDLNEVFNQLINGSGMNNLMTTGDSLVKDGNGTMQKGKAMFDTSGTGDTFLETVSVNQEVKANPATIAASSTNSEVSNGDIATTISDLKNETLSFDVANSNVNAEASVSDFYGMLISKIGAKSQASERSVESHQAVLKSIDQNRMSVSGVSLDEEMSNLIQFQHAYNAAARYVSTTDELLDVIINRMGV; translated from the coding sequence ATGACGTCTACGTTTCATGGATTAGAAGTCGGTAAGAGAAGTCTCTACACGCAACAAACGGCTCTTACGACAACAGGAAATAATATCTCAAATGCGAATACTCCGGGATATTCGAGGCAGCGAGTGGATATGCAATCAACGTCTTCCATACCGTATCCTTATCAAACTGGTAGCTCATCCTCACAGCTTGGGACTGGTGTAAGTGTTGAATCGATCGAACGTGTTCGTTCTGAATATCTGGACAGCCAGTATCGCGAGCGAAATGGTCAATTAGGAGCTGATTCGACAAAGCTTGAAACGCTTCAACAAATCGAAGAAATGACGAGGGAACCAGGCAACGGACTAAGTGCGTCCCTCGATCGCTTCTTCTCAGCGTGGGAAGATCTTGCTTCAAACCCAGACAGTCTTGCGGCTCGTGCAGTTCTTGTGGAACGTTCAGACGAACTGCTATCACAGGGGAAAACGTTAAATGATGGGTTAGCGAGTCTATCTAAAAGTTTGAATGACCAAATGACAGCTGTGAACGATCAGATCAATGCCATCTCTTCACAGATTGATAGCTTAAACAAAGAAATTGCGTTAAAACCTGAAGCGAACGAGTTAAAGGACCGACGTGACCTTTTAATGGATGAAATGTCAGGACTGAACGCACAAAATACTGGAAAACTTGAAGGTCTGAAGCAGTCGCTAAGTGAAGTAGATCATTTTCAAAGTGATCTAAATGAAGTGTTTAATCAACTCATTAATGGATCTGGTATGAATAATCTTATGACAACTGGAGATTCACTAGTTAAAGATGGCAACGGTACGATGCAAAAAGGAAAGGCGATGTTTGATACAAGTGGGACTGGCGATACATTTCTTGAAACAGTCAGTGTGAATCAAGAAGTAAAGGCCAATCCAGCTACGATCGCTGCTTCTTCTACTAATAGTGAAGTGAGTAATGGCGATATTGCCACTACAATAAGCGATTTAAAAAACGAAACACTTTCGTTTGATGTGGCAAATTCAAATGTAAATGCAGAAGCTAGCGTTAGCGACTTTTACGGTATGCTTATTTCAAAAATTGGCGCAAAGTCCCAGGCTTCGGAACGATCTGTGGAAAGTCACCAGGCCGTCTTAAAGTCGATTGATCAAAATCGGATGTCAGTAAGCGGCGTCTCGCTTGATGAAGAGATGTCGAACCTCATTCAATTTCAACATGCTTATAATGCAGCGGCTCGCTATGTCAGCACGACCGATGAGCTTCTTGACGTCATTATTAATCGCATGGGCGTTTAG
- a CDS encoding flagellar protein FlgN, which produces MGQELLEVMGEMIRLHEKLIVLSEERQEALIERDVKRLTEVMNKEKELLQKLSSSEEKRQQITHKLAGRTDQTLKDVVGLLSPPVKRMVENRAADLKEKAEKLQRMNDVNEELLRDGMAFVHHMIGHLTTSNQSITYGRPNQKPLQTPRGYFDTKA; this is translated from the coding sequence ATGGGACAGGAACTTTTAGAGGTTATGGGTGAAATGATTCGTCTTCATGAGAAGTTAATCGTTCTTTCTGAAGAAAGACAAGAAGCGTTAATAGAACGAGACGTAAAGCGATTGACAGAAGTCATGAACAAAGAAAAGGAGCTTCTTCAAAAACTTAGTAGTAGTGAAGAGAAGCGGCAGCAGATTACACATAAGCTTGCAGGTAGAACAGACCAAACGCTTAAAGACGTTGTAGGCTTGTTAAGTCCCCCTGTTAAACGAATGGTTGAAAATCGAGCGGCTGATTTAAAAGAAAAAGCGGAAAAACTTCAGCGTATGAATGATGTAAATGAAGAGTTGTTAAGGGATGGGATGGCATTTGTCCATCATATGATTGGTCATTTAACCACATCAAATCAATCGATCACTTACGGCAGGCCCAACCAGAAGCCACTGCAAACACCGCGAGGATATTTTGATACGAAAGCCTGA
- the flgM gene encoding flagellar biosynthesis anti-sigma factor FlgM, producing MNINKPSAPPIVNPYEKHNPVTKVEQVKKAPREDELQISNKARELYDMKTEQDREAKVTAIKKQIEEGTYRVDSQKTAEKLFDQWF from the coding sequence ATGAATATTAATAAACCATCAGCACCACCCATTGTAAACCCTTACGAGAAGCATAATCCTGTTACGAAAGTAGAGCAGGTGAAAAAAGCTCCTCGAGAAGATGAGCTTCAAATTTCAAACAAAGCGAGAGAACTATACGACATGAAGACCGAACAAGACCGTGAAGCGAAAGTAACGGCCATCAAGAAGCAGATTGAAGAAGGTACGTATCGTGTCGACAGTCAAAAGACAGCTGAGAAGCTGTTTGATCAGTGGTTTTAA
- a CDS encoding flagellar basal body-associated FliL family protein produces MKRILIIFLTALGIVGAGAAAAVFFLDIDLKKVVAQEEKEPTAEELAARSFTMEPLTTNLSSDHFAIVQLNLLADHEKSYKELEVRNPELKAIVISTLAGLTKEDLKGSEGLKTFEESIKNEVNQVLHDGKVERVLVTDFKIQ; encoded by the coding sequence ATGAAACGGATTCTAATAATCTTCCTAACAGCTCTTGGTATTGTCGGGGCTGGGGCTGCTGCAGCCGTGTTTTTTCTCGATATTGACTTAAAAAAAGTGGTGGCGCAGGAAGAGAAAGAACCAACAGCGGAAGAGCTTGCCGCAAGAAGCTTTACGATGGAACCACTCACAACAAATTTATCATCAGATCATTTTGCGATTGTGCAGCTGAACTTGCTAGCTGATCATGAGAAGAGCTATAAAGAACTTGAAGTTCGTAATCCCGAATTAAAAGCGATCGTGATCTCAACGTTAGCCGGTCTTACAAAAGAAGATTTGAAAGGATCTGAAGGTCTTAAAACGTTTGAAGAATCGATCAAAAACGAAGTGAATCAAGTGCTGCATGACGGAAAGGTAGAACGCGTTCTCGTCACGGACTTTAAAATTCAATAA
- the motB gene encoding flagellar motor protein MotB: protein MMRKKRHEEHEDHVDESWLIPYADMLTLLLALFIVLFAASTVDVKKYEAITQSFQEVLSGGTGILEGEPAMLDPEDGSFVGMTDESEKEEEQEDDPEEKALEQDQNKLQKLQGRIDEYIADQDLDSYLKTKLTEEGLLITIKEAALFQSGKAVLTGDAKPLAKQISDLLVTDPPRRITVTGHTDDRPIKTSQYPSNWHLSSERALNFMTELLNNKKLDPKLFSFTGYGEYRPIDSNKTEEGRAKNRRVEVLILPYNVEN from the coding sequence CATGAGGATCACGTCGACGAAAGCTGGCTCATTCCATATGCCGATATGTTAACGCTTCTACTTGCTCTTTTTATCGTTCTTTTTGCGGCAAGCACGGTTGATGTAAAAAAGTATGAAGCCATTACACAATCCTTTCAAGAAGTGCTAAGTGGGGGCACCGGAATTTTAGAAGGCGAACCTGCCATGCTCGACCCAGAAGATGGTTCCTTTGTAGGCATGACGGATGAGTCTGAAAAAGAAGAGGAACAAGAGGACGATCCGGAAGAAAAAGCGTTGGAACAGGATCAGAATAAGCTTCAGAAATTACAGGGTCGTATTGATGAATATATCGCCGATCAAGATCTTGACTCTTATTTAAAAACGAAGTTAACGGAAGAAGGACTTTTAATTACGATAAAAGAAGCAGCGCTGTTTCAAAGCGGAAAAGCCGTGTTAACAGGAGATGCGAAGCCACTGGCCAAGCAAATTTCAGATCTTCTCGTTACGGATCCACCGCGTCGGATTACGGTTACCGGTCATACGGATGATCGCCCGATTAAAACGTCACAGTATCCATCGAATTGGCACTTAAGTTCTGAGCGCGCGCTTAATTTTATGACAGAGCTATTGAATAACAAGAAGCTTGATCCAAAGTTATTTAGTTTTACAGGATACGGGGAATATCGCCCGATCGATTCGAACAAAACGGAAGAAGGCAGGGCAAAGAACCGCAGAGTTGAAGTGCTCATTCTTCCATACAACGTAGAAAACTAG